From one Novipirellula galeiformis genomic stretch:
- a CDS encoding 3-keto-disaccharide hydrolase, giving the protein MRKLFVAAMMIALMMPCVLTASAADVEDGFTSLFNGNDLSGWVKRGGSAEYEVEDGSIVGKCIPNTPGNTFLCSEKEFGNFVLKLQYKFIEDGNSGVQFRSAARPEGDGERVYGYQYEMRPGGNATGRIYDEGRRGHKFGIVWLDAYTPQDRLDAAQASCKKGEWNDVEIQCVGPSIKTWLNGKLVVDMFDSFTMKGFIGLQIHSGKSGSVAWKNIRVKDLGESKWESFFVKGDDGNYQLADAKFVLPEEWSFTEEGVLHGVHPKSQRKDGLVISNKNYDNFIARVTYRMHGGNSALYFRAEETSAPWVLRGFQNEIANNGKDSALWHTAGIVDGKTIPGRGWVVKNEELVEKVRNKDDQWNTTCTAAYGDRLVQTLNGFCTSDIVDEACEKTGKLGLQMHGGTDCEMFFKDFEVMPITEDMMKLIERN; this is encoded by the coding sequence ATGAGAAAACTTTTTGTAGCTGCGATGATGATCGCGCTAATGATGCCCTGCGTTCTGACCGCATCGGCGGCGGACGTCGAAGATGGATTTACCTCCCTGTTCAACGGCAACGACCTTTCCGGTTGGGTCAAACGCGGCGGGTCAGCGGAGTACGAGGTCGAGGATGGATCGATCGTCGGGAAATGCATTCCAAATACGCCGGGCAATACGTTCCTGTGTTCGGAAAAGGAATTTGGCAACTTCGTTTTGAAGCTGCAATACAAATTCATTGAAGATGGAAATTCAGGTGTCCAGTTCCGCTCCGCCGCACGTCCCGAAGGCGATGGCGAGCGGGTCTATGGCTATCAGTACGAAATGCGTCCCGGCGGCAACGCGACCGGTCGCATCTATGATGAAGGGCGTCGCGGCCACAAATTTGGCATCGTGTGGCTCGATGCCTACACCCCTCAGGATCGTCTCGATGCGGCTCAGGCAAGCTGTAAAAAAGGTGAGTGGAACGACGTGGAAATTCAGTGCGTCGGACCGTCCATCAAGACTTGGCTAAACGGCAAGTTGGTCGTCGATATGTTCGACAGCTTCACGATGAAGGGCTTTATCGGACTGCAGATTCACTCCGGAAAGTCCGGTTCCGTCGCTTGGAAGAATATCCGCGTCAAGGATTTGGGCGAGAGCAAGTGGGAGTCATTCTTCGTCAAAGGCGACGATGGCAACTACCAACTCGCCGACGCCAAGTTCGTTCTCCCTGAAGAATGGTCGTTCACCGAAGAGGGCGTTCTGCACGGCGTCCACCCCAAGAGTCAACGCAAGGATGGACTGGTTATTTCCAACAAGAATTACGACAACTTCATCGCTCGCGTCACGTACCGGATGCACGGCGGCAACAGTGCATTGTATTTCCGCGCCGAGGAAACGAGCGCTCCCTGGGTACTGCGTGGATTCCAAAATGAAATCGCCAACAACGGCAAGGACTCCGCCCTCTGGCACACCGCCGGCATTGTAGACGGCAAGACGATTCCCGGTCGCGGCTGGGTCGTCAAGAATGAAGAGCTCGTCGAAAAGGTCCGCAACAAGGACGACCAGTGGAACACGACCTGCACCGCCGCATACGGCGACCGTCTAGTCCAGACGCTCAACGGGTTCTGTACGTCGGATATCGTCGACGAAGCATGCGAGAAAACGGGCAAGCTAGGCCTGCAAATGCACGGTGGCACCGACTGCGAAATGTTCTTCAAGGACTTCGAGGTCATGCCCATCACCGAAGACATGATGAAGCTCATCGAGCGGAATTGA
- a CDS encoding acetylxylan esterase, giving the protein MTSSFSASYLMKHFIAIAVLLCFFVAVFAPVIASAEDVRHQPLKDLNGYFPFHPPESLEQWEQRKEQVRRRVLVATGLWPMPTKTPLNPVVHGKIQRDGYTVEKVYFESAPGFFVTGNLYRPTHIQGKVPGVMLAHGHRKDARLDMTPESTLRSQIADGAERFERAGRSTYQSQCRQLALMGCVVWQWDMLGDSDSIQLSRELVHKFAKQRPEMNKTKDWGLFSPQAEAHCQNVMGLQTLNAVRGLDFLLSLPEVDPQRVAVTGASGGGTQAMVLAAIDDRIKLSFPVVMVSTAMQGGCTCENASLLRVNTGNVEFAALAAPRPQGMNTANDWTKEMATKGFPELQQLYAAYGKQHDVFLKRGEHFPHNYNAVTRSAFYTFLNKHFKLGSQAPVIEHDFDPLPPEQLTVWDDQHPAPKAADPEFERNLLAWLNEDAERQLRDAAATPEGLRDVILPAVEVTIGRTYANAGDVTWELKDEHDHGDYVKRTGTLLNKTYGEEVNVVWLCPKQPSGRLVLWLDDHGKAAVCSDDGSVNPEVQKLVQAGAAVVGADLFLQRGEAVKQARVVGNPREFAGYTFGYNHALFAQRTHDVLSIVRFLRHADGVPCENPVKTIAVTGWHGSGPIVAAAGALAGDAIDRTAIDTQGVRFGHLLDYRDPMFLPGGAKYLDLPGLIALHAPHPLWLAGEGSQPALISAAYHDASQVDGLVTFAGEAAKQQAAASEWLLK; this is encoded by the coding sequence ATGACGAGTTCTTTCTCCGCGTCCTACCTCATGAAACATTTCATCGCGATTGCCGTTCTGCTGTGCTTCTTTGTAGCAGTGTTCGCCCCGGTGATCGCGTCCGCCGAAGATGTCCGTCATCAGCCGCTCAAGGATCTGAATGGCTATTTTCCCTTCCATCCGCCGGAATCCCTCGAGCAGTGGGAGCAGCGTAAAGAGCAGGTGCGGCGGCGGGTTTTGGTGGCGACCGGACTCTGGCCGATGCCGACCAAAACTCCTCTCAATCCAGTCGTGCACGGCAAGATCCAACGCGATGGCTACACGGTGGAGAAGGTCTATTTCGAGAGCGCCCCCGGTTTCTTCGTGACGGGCAACCTGTACCGCCCGACCCACATCCAGGGCAAGGTGCCGGGAGTCATGCTGGCGCACGGCCACCGCAAGGATGCGCGTTTGGACATGACGCCCGAGAGTACGTTGCGAAGTCAAATTGCCGACGGCGCGGAGCGTTTTGAGCGGGCCGGGCGTAGCACCTACCAATCGCAGTGTCGCCAATTGGCCTTGATGGGCTGCGTGGTTTGGCAATGGGACATGCTCGGCGACTCGGATTCGATTCAGCTCTCGCGTGAGCTTGTCCATAAGTTTGCGAAACAGCGGCCGGAGATGAACAAAACAAAGGACTGGGGGCTGTTCAGCCCGCAAGCCGAGGCACATTGCCAGAACGTCATGGGCCTGCAGACGCTCAATGCCGTGCGCGGACTCGACTTTCTGCTCAGCTTGCCGGAGGTCGATCCGCAACGCGTCGCCGTCACCGGTGCGAGCGGCGGTGGTACACAGGCGATGGTTTTGGCAGCGATCGATGACCGCATCAAACTCTCGTTTCCGGTCGTCATGGTTAGCACCGCGATGCAGGGTGGTTGTACCTGCGAAAACGCGAGTTTGTTGCGTGTGAATACCGGCAATGTTGAGTTCGCCGCCTTGGCCGCGCCGAGGCCGCAAGGGATGAACACTGCGAACGACTGGACCAAGGAGATGGCGACCAAGGGATTTCCGGAGTTGCAACAGCTCTACGCGGCGTACGGCAAGCAGCACGATGTCTTTTTGAAACGTGGCGAACACTTCCCGCATAACTACAACGCGGTCACTCGGTCGGCCTTCTACACGTTCTTGAATAAGCATTTCAAGCTCGGTTCCCAGGCACCCGTGATCGAGCACGATTTCGATCCGTTGCCGCCCGAGCAACTCACGGTTTGGGACGACCAGCATCCCGCACCCAAGGCCGCCGATCCGGAGTTCGAACGCAACTTGCTGGCGTGGCTTAATGAGGACGCCGAGCGACAACTGCGCGATGCCGCAGCGACACCTGAAGGCCTGCGAGACGTGATCCTCCCGGCGGTCGAGGTGACCATCGGCCGCACGTACGCCAATGCAGGCGACGTGACATGGGAACTCAAAGACGAGCACGATCACGGCGACTACGTAAAACGAACCGGCACGCTACTCAATAAGACCTACGGCGAGGAGGTGAACGTTGTTTGGTTGTGTCCAAAGCAACCGAGTGGCCGCTTGGTCCTGTGGCTCGATGATCACGGCAAGGCTGCGGTATGCAGTGACGACGGCAGCGTGAACCCCGAAGTACAAAAGTTGGTTCAAGCGGGCGCAGCGGTTGTGGGCGCCGATTTGTTTCTTCAGCGTGGCGAAGCGGTGAAGCAGGCTCGCGTCGTTGGCAATCCCCGTGAATTCGCAGGCTACACGTTCGGCTACAACCACGCGTTGTTCGCCCAACGCACGCACGATGTGCTGAGCATTGTCCGTTTCCTGCGTCACGCGGACGGCGTCCCCTGTGAGAATCCGGTAAAAACGATTGCCGTTACCGGATGGCACGGCAGCGGGCCAATTGTTGCCGCCGCCGGCGCGCTTGCTGGCGATGCCATCGACCGTACCGCGATCGATACTCAAGGGGTTCGCTTCGGCCACCTGCTCGACTATCGTGATCCGATGTTCTTGCCCGGTGGAGCGAAGTATCTCGATCTGCCTGGTTTGATCGCCCTGCATGCTCCGCACCCGCTGTGGCTCGCCGGCGAAGGTTCACAACCTGCGTTGATCAGCGCCGCGTATCATGATGCTTCCCAGGTTGATGGATTGGTGACCTTTGCCGGCGAAGCAGCGAAACAGCAGGCCGCGGCTAGCGAGTGGCTGTTGAAGTAA
- a CDS encoding type IA DNA topoisomerase — translation MKVILAEKPSVARDLASFLSVSDRRDGFFEGGGYQVTWAFGHLVELKEPGDYDPALKRWTLESLPFVPKKFQLRLRGDDGAKKQFAVIKRLFLEATSLICATDAGREGELIFRYIQSLTGCTNKPAQRLWLSSLTPTAIGDAFRMIRPLSDYDNLYAAAKCRSQADWVVGINATRNYTVRYRSASERGASGLLWSLGRVQTPVLTMITRRDDEIRTFQSEPFWELMTQYRDVHFRYRGKRFDDQENAQSVLQIASKYDLTIREIQSRAEKSQPPQLYDLTELQRDMNRRFGISAAETLTTAQSLYEAKLITYPRTDSPYLSKDMRKDIPGVMRQLSSIKANEIAKLNLAALPFTSRIINDAKVTDHHAIIPTGASAGVLRGREQQVYNAIVVRFIAAFYPPCEKEITTVDATAGEIAFRARGVRVVAPGWTQLYPRKAKSGEQNEEQQSLPDFKNGESGKHKPFIKSGQTSPPKHFTENTLLGAMDTAGKLVDEAELKEALKEKGLGTPATRAATIETLLNRKYIVRDKKNVLATDLGRYLVAIVRDRNLTSPELTGEWEAKLKKIEAGQLSPEVFMHEIADYTRAIIQSSAAVSVNQEIYGSCPRCGENVIAGKRAFGCSGWRKGCKFVLQPSYRDADLSMDQVRELLQLRVTNQPLTINGSPPFLLAMSESGMLVEIPVPQGSEQDGGGTPSGRKRTKRKNGAKKSAATKSGGKKQSKTKKDANSNTTEIGVCPLCGSPVVEQTKSYACSRWREGCGLTIWKTISGKKISVSNARKLLRSGETAVLKGFKSKAGKSFDAKLKLNEGKVRFDF, via the coding sequence ATGAAGGTAATCTTAGCAGAAAAGCCTTCGGTGGCTCGCGATTTGGCGTCGTTCCTCAGCGTTTCGGATCGCCGTGACGGATTCTTCGAGGGCGGAGGCTATCAGGTGACTTGGGCCTTTGGCCACTTAGTTGAGCTGAAGGAACCCGGTGACTATGACCCGGCGCTGAAACGTTGGACACTCGAGTCATTGCCCTTCGTTCCCAAGAAATTTCAGTTGCGGCTGCGGGGTGATGACGGTGCAAAAAAGCAATTCGCAGTAATCAAACGGTTGTTTCTCGAGGCCACCTCATTGATCTGTGCGACCGATGCGGGGCGTGAAGGAGAACTGATCTTTCGCTACATCCAGTCGCTTACGGGGTGCACGAATAAGCCCGCCCAGCGGTTGTGGCTCAGTTCGCTAACCCCGACGGCAATCGGCGACGCATTTCGTATGATCCGTCCACTGTCGGACTACGACAATCTTTACGCCGCAGCCAAGTGCCGAAGTCAAGCGGATTGGGTCGTGGGTATCAACGCGACTCGAAATTACACGGTGCGTTATCGATCGGCGTCCGAGCGTGGTGCGTCGGGGCTGCTGTGGAGTCTCGGTCGCGTACAAACTCCTGTGCTCACGATGATCACTCGCCGTGATGATGAGATCCGAACGTTCCAATCCGAGCCGTTTTGGGAACTGATGACCCAATATCGCGATGTCCACTTTCGGTACAGAGGCAAGCGGTTCGACGATCAAGAGAATGCACAAAGCGTACTTCAGATAGCCAGCAAATATGACCTGACGATTCGAGAGATCCAAAGCCGTGCCGAGAAGTCGCAACCACCACAGCTCTACGATCTGACGGAATTACAGCGGGACATGAACCGTCGTTTTGGTATCTCAGCCGCCGAAACCTTGACCACGGCCCAGTCACTCTATGAAGCGAAATTAATCACGTACCCGCGAACCGACTCGCCGTATTTGAGCAAAGACATGCGGAAGGATATCCCCGGTGTCATGCGACAACTGAGTTCAATCAAAGCAAACGAGATCGCCAAACTCAACTTAGCCGCTTTGCCGTTCACAAGTCGTATCATCAACGACGCAAAGGTGACCGACCACCATGCGATCATTCCCACCGGCGCATCCGCGGGAGTACTCCGAGGGCGAGAACAACAGGTCTACAATGCGATCGTCGTTCGGTTCATCGCGGCATTCTATCCGCCGTGTGAAAAAGAGATCACGACGGTCGATGCAACGGCGGGCGAAATCGCGTTCCGCGCTCGCGGCGTGCGAGTCGTCGCACCGGGATGGACGCAGCTGTATCCGCGAAAAGCAAAAAGCGGTGAGCAGAACGAAGAGCAGCAGTCGTTGCCTGATTTCAAAAATGGAGAATCAGGGAAACACAAGCCCTTTATCAAATCAGGACAGACGTCGCCACCGAAGCATTTCACCGAAAACACCTTGCTCGGTGCGATGGATACGGCGGGAAAACTCGTCGATGAAGCAGAGCTGAAAGAGGCGTTAAAAGAGAAAGGCCTGGGGACGCCGGCGACCCGTGCGGCAACGATCGAAACGCTGTTAAACCGAAAATACATCGTCCGTGATAAAAAGAATGTATTGGCCACCGACCTGGGACGCTACCTCGTCGCGATCGTCAGGGACCGCAACTTGACGTCACCTGAACTTACAGGCGAATGGGAAGCGAAGCTGAAAAAGATCGAAGCCGGCCAGTTGTCGCCGGAAGTTTTCATGCACGAGATTGCAGATTACACCCGAGCCATTATTCAAAGTAGTGCCGCGGTGAGCGTCAATCAAGAAATTTACGGTTCCTGTCCACGCTGTGGTGAAAACGTGATCGCGGGGAAACGGGCGTTTGGATGTTCGGGGTGGCGGAAGGGATGCAAATTTGTATTGCAGCCTTCCTACCGTGACGCCGATCTGTCGATGGATCAGGTTCGCGAGCTATTGCAGTTGAGAGTGACGAACCAACCGCTGACGATTAATGGTAGCCCCCCCTTCCTGCTGGCCATGTCGGAATCAGGAATGTTGGTTGAAATCCCCGTTCCGCAGGGTAGTGAACAGGATGGTGGGGGAACTCCGTCAGGCCGGAAACGAACCAAACGCAAAAACGGAGCAAAAAAATCGGCCGCAACAAAGTCGGGCGGAAAGAAACAAAGCAAGACAAAAAAGGACGCAAATTCCAATACGACTGAGATTGGAGTTTGTCCGTTGTGCGGAAGTCCCGTGGTGGAACAGACGAAGTCGTATGCGTGCAGCCGATGGCGTGAGGGATGCGGGTTGACAATTTGGAA